CGCACCGCTGGTGGCCGGGATCGCCGCGCTCGTGCGGTCGGCGCATCCCGAACTCGACGCGGCGAACGTCATCAACCGGATCATCTCGACGACGAAGCCCGCGGCCGGGATGGGGGCCGCGCCGGATCCCCTGTACGGCTACGGGCTGGTGGATGCGGCCGCCGCCGTGACGGCATCCGTCCCCGCGGTGACCGAGAACCCGATGGGCGACCTGGCGGAGTGGATCCGCGTGCACCGGCGCGCGGCGGCGGAGGATCCGGTGCCGCAGCCCAGCCAGGGCGTCGTCGAAGTGCCCGCGCTGCCGCCCGCGGATGCCGCGCGCACCGCCGTCTCCCCGTTGCTCCCCACGGTCGATACACTGCTCTACGGCTCACTGCCTCTCCTGGCGGGGACGGTGGCGGCTATACTTGTATCGCTCGGCGTCAGTGCTGCTGTCCGTCGCATCCGATTGGGTCGCGCAGATCGCGCGTCCAGCCGTTGAATCGTCTAGGAGTTCGTTCCCTCGTGACCAGCACCGTGCCCAAGATCCTCATTGTCGGCGGAGGCTACGCCGGCTTCTACACCGCATGGAAGCTCGAGAAGCACCTGCGAAAAGGCGAGGCCGAGGTCACCATGGTGGACCCGCTTCCCTACATGACCTATCAGCCGTTCCTGCCGGAGGTCGCGGCGGGTGAGATCGAGGCGCGTCACGTCGTCGTCGGTCACCGCCGTCACCTCAAGCGCACCAACGTCGTCACCGCCAAGGTGACCGGGATCGACCACTCCCGCAAGGTCGCCACGATCACGCCCTCCCTCGGAGACCCGTGGGAGATGGAGTACGACCAGATCGTCGTGACGGCCGGAGCGGTCTCCCGCACCTTCCCGATCCCCGGGATCGCCGACAACGCCATCGGGCTGAAGACGATCGAGGAGGCCGTCGCCATCCGCGACCGCATCCTCGCCAACTTCGACCAGGCCGCGAACCTCCCGCCCGGACCGGAGAAGGAGCGGCTGCTCACCGTCGTCGTCGTCGGCGGCGGATTCGCCGGCATCGAGGTGTTCGCGGAACTCCGCGCCCTGGCCTCGTCGCTGGTCGAGCAGTACCCGTCGATCTCGTTCGAGGAGACGCACTTCCACCTCATCGAGGCGATGGGCCGGATCATGCCCGAGGTCTCCCTGAAGACCAGCGAGTGGGTGCTCAAGACCCTCGCCAAGCGCGGCGCCTTCGTGCACCTCGACACGCAGGTGCAGGGCGCTGTCGACGGCAACGTGGAGCTCTCCACGGGCGAGACCATCCCGACCGACCTGATCGTGTGGACCGCCGGCGTCATGGCGAACCCCACCGTCGTGCGCGGTGGCGATCTCCCGGTCGAGGAGCGCGGCCGCATCCGTGCCCGCGCCGACCTGCGCGTCGGCACGGCCGAGGAGTTCGTCGAGGGCGCCTGGGCCGCCGGTGACGTCGCGGCCGTCCCGGACCTGTCCGGCGGCGGCGTGGGCGGGTACTGCGTGCCCAACGCCCAGCACGCGGTGCGCCAGGCGAAGCTGCTCGCGAAGAACCTCGTCGCCGTCCTGCGCGGCGAACTGCCCAAGGAGTACGTGCACAAGAACCTCGGTGCGGTCGCCGGCCTCGGCCTCTACAACGGCGTGTTCCAGTCCGGGAACTTCGCGCTGAAGGGCTTCATCGCGTGGTGCGCGCACCGCGGCTACCACGGCCTGGCGATGCCCTCGTGGGAGCGCAAGTGGCGCGTGATCGGCGACTGGTGGCACAACCTCTGGCTGGGACGCGACAACGTCTCGCTGCTGGCCGTGCAGAACCCGCGCTACGTCTTCGAGGAGTTCGCGGCGCGCCCGCGGCCCGTCCAGCCCGAGGCTGCTTCCGCTCCGGCGGCGAAGGCGCCCGCTCCGAAGGCGAAGGCGCCGGCCACGGCGGCCAAGTAACCAGCGATCCGTCACGACGCCGCGGCATCCTCCGGGATGCCGCGGCGTCGTCGTGTCGGAGCCGCATAAAGTGGGTGCGGGCCCCCGTAGCCCAATGGCAGAGGCAGGCGACTTAAAATCGCTTCAGTCTGGGTTCGAGTCCCAGTGGGGGCACGGGTTCTGCCGCGGAGAATCCGGGGCGCAGGTGACGATGGACGTCAGCCGGCGGGGGGACGCCCACTAGGCTGCTCCCACACGACGCGTTGCCCGGGGGGATGCACATGCGAGGCTCACGAATCATGTCCATGCTCGCCGGCCTTGCGATGGTGGCCGCGCTCGTCGGATGCAGCAGCTCGGAGCCGGTGGTCGCGACTCCGACGCCGGAACCGATGCAGACGACCGTCGTGGAGACCGCGCCGCCGTCCGCCGAGGCCTCGCTGCCCACGGATTGCGGTGCGGTGGGCGCGGCGGCCACCCGCGCCGCCACTGTCGATGAGATGACGCTGCAGGGCGACGGCGAGGGCTTCCAGCGGCCCGCGCCGGACGGGGCGGAACCGGTGCTCGGGTGCGACTGGATCCTGGACGAGGTTGCCGGGTACCTGCTGCTGATCAGCGAGGTCGACGCCGCATCGGCGCGGTCCTACGCGGAGTCGACGCTCCCCGGGCGCGGGTATTCGTGCGGTGACGGGAACCTCGGGGCCCTCCTCTGCCAGTCCACGATGCAGGGCGCCTCGGGAACGGCAGACACGGTCGAGACGATCTACGTGCGGGACGGCGTGTGGATCTACCAGTCGGCCACGAACACCGATGGTGAGACCCTGCTCGCCGACCTGGTCGCCTCGATCTGGGCCGCGTAGCGCCGCCGGCGGGCTCCCCGCATGCCGCGCTCGCCCGACCCGGGTGTGCTCGTCGCCGCGGCGCCCTATCATGGCGTCGTGGACACGCTCGGCGGCGATGTCGTCCAGGAGATCCGCTTCGCCCGATCGGCTGACGGAGTGGGGATCGCGTACGCCGTGCACGGGTCCGGGCCACCGCTCCTGCTCGACGCGTGCTGGCTGAGCCACCTGCAGTTCGACTGGGAGAGCCCGGTCTGGCGCCACTACCTGACGGACCTCGGCAAGGTCGCCACCGTCATCCGGTACGACGAGCGCGGCCACGGCCTCTCCGACCGCCACGTCACCGACCACAGCCTGGAGGCCAGGGTCGCCGACCTCGAAGCGGTGGTCGAGGATGCGGGCTTCGGCCGGTTCGCCCTCCTCGCGATGGCGCAGGGCGGGCCGGTCGCCATCGAGTACGCCGCACGGCATCCGGAGCGGCTGACGCGTCTCGTGTTCTACGGCAGCTACTCCGGGGCGGAGGCCGCCGCGACGCCGGAGGAGCTCGAGTTGCTCGCCGCGTTCGAGGCGCTCATCCGGGTCGGCTGGGCGCGCCCGACATCCGAATTCCGTCGCGTCTTCAGCAGCATGATGATCCCCGGCGGCACGGAGGAGCAGATGCGGTGGCTCGATGACCTGCAGCAGCGGGCGTGCGACACCGAGACCGCGGTCATCTCGCGCGCCCAGCGCCAGGTCGCGGACTCGACCTGGCGGCTGCCTCTGCTCGACCTGCCGACCCTGGTGATCCACAGTCGCGGCGACCAGATGAACGAGTTCCATCACGCACGGCATCTGGCCGCCGGCATCCGCGGCGCCCGCCTCGTCGCCCTCGAGAGCAACAACCACATCGTCCTGGCCGATGAACCGGCCTGGCAGGTGTTCCTCAGCGAGGTCACCGACTTCCTCGAACCCGACCGCCGGCCCTCGGATGCTGCCGGCACGGCCGACCCCGACGTCGCCGCCCTGATCACGCCGCGGGAGCTGGACATCCTGCGCCTGGCCGCGGCAGGGCGCGACAACGAGGCGATCGCGGCGGAACTGTTCCTCAGCGTCCGGACGGTCGAACGGCATCTGCAGAACGCCTACGCGAAGCTGGGGCTGAGCGGGCGCAGTGCCCGGACGGCGGCGGTCGCCCGTCTCCTGTCGCACTCCTGACGACTACGCGCCAGCCGCCAGCGACCGCCGGATCGCGCACCCGGATTGCGCGTCGGCGCCGATGCGGGGGAGCGCCGCCGATTCCTACCGTGGGGACATCACCACCCACCATCGGAGGAACCAGATGTCATCTTTCACTCGCACCGATCCGAGCCTCACCGCCACCGACGAGGACCGCGCCCTGAAGGCGAAGCACGCCGCCATGTGGGCGAGCGGCGACTACCCCGCCGTGGTCCGCGACGTCGTCCACTCCCTCGGCGGGATCCTCGTGGAGGTACTCGATGTCCACCCCGGGCAACGCGTCCTGGACGTCGCCGCCGGGACCGGCACGTCCGCTCTGCCGGCCGCCCGCCGCGGGGCCGAGGTCCTCGCCACCGACCTCACGCCGGAGCTCCTCGCCGTCGGGCGCGCGGACGCCGAGACCGAGGGGTTGACGCTCACCTGGAAGACGGCGGATGCGGAGGCCCTCCCGTTCCCGGACGCGGAGTTCGACGTCGTGATGTCGAGCATCGGCGTGATGTTCGCCCCGCACCACTCCGCCGCGGCCGACGAAGTCGTCCGAGTGTGCCGCCAGGGCGGCACCATCGGCGTGCTGAGCTGGACGCCGAGTGGATTCATCGGTGAGCTCTTCGCGGCCATGAAGCCGTACGCCCCGCCGCCCCCGCCCGGCGCATCGCCCGCTCCGCTGTGGGGGGATGTGGCGCACGTGCGCGAGCTGTTCGGCGACCGGGTCGACGACGTGGTCGCCCAGCAGCAGACGCTGCGCGTGGACCGTTTCGCCAGCGGCGCGCAGTTCCGCGACTTCTTCAAGGCCGCGTACGGCCCGACGATCGCGGTGTACCGGTTCATCGCGGACGACCCCGCGAAGGTCGCGGCCCTGGACGCCGATCTCGCCGCCCTCGGTGACCGCCACCTCGACGAGGGTGTCATGCGCTGGGAATACGTCATCGTCACCGCCCGACGACGCTGAGTGCGATCCGAGGAGCCCCGCGGCGCGACGTGCCGCGGGGCTCCACCCGCGCGACGCGAGGCGACGGCCCGGAGATGCGCGGCGGGCCGCGGTTGTAATACTGTGCAGTCGACGCCTCTGCATGGATGGACGACCCGAATGATCCCCGTTGCTCTGGACGCCGGCTCGATCCTGACCCGTACAGTCGAGGCGCTGTCTTCTGCCCGCACGCTCGACCACGTCACCGCGGTCGTCGCGGAGGCTGCCCGCGACCTCGCGGACGCCGATGGCGCGACCTTCGTGCTGCGCGAGGACGGGGCCTGCTTCTACGCCGACGAGAAGGCCATCGGCCCGCTCTGGAAGGGGCTGCGGTTCCCCCTCGACACCTGCGTGAGCGGGTGGGCGATGTCGCGCAGCGAGACGGTCGTCATCCCCGACGTGTTCGCCGATCCGCGCGTGCCGCACGACGCCTACCGGGTGACGTTCGTCAAGAGCATGTGCATGGTCCCGGTGCGCCTCGACGACCCCATCGCAGCGATCGGCACGTACTGGTCCGACGGACGGACACCCGCGCCGGCCACCGTCCGTCAGCTCGAGATCCTCGCCGACACGGCCGCCGTGGCACTGGAGAACCTGGAACTGCGTGGTGCCCTCGACCGGCGTGCGGCGGAGCGCGACGGGCACGCGCAGCGCGCGGACGAGCTCGAGGCCGCCATCCACTCGCTCGTGCACGACCTCCGGAGCCCCCTCGGGGCCATGATCGGCTACGCGGACCTCATCGCCGAGAACATGGAATCCGAGAAGTCGGCACGGTACGCGGAGACCATCCTCCGCGCCGGCGACCGGATGTCGGCGCAGATCGAGCGGATGCTGTCGATCTACCGCATCACGCACAACCCCATCGTTCCGGGGCCGGTGGATCTGACCGCCGTCGCCCGGCGCTGCGCCGACGAGCTCGTGGCACGCGCGGGGGCACGGAGACTCCGGATCGATGTCGAGGACGGCCTCAAGGTCGTCGCGGACCCCGTCCTCACCGAGACCGTCGTGGAGAACCTGCTCGGCAACGCCGTCAAGTACACCGCGAAGACCCCGGACGCACACATCACCCTGCGACGCGTGGACAGCGGACACCCGCTCTCCACCTTCGTCGTGCGCGACAACGGGGCCGGCTTCGACCAGTCGGACGCGCAGCTGCTGTTCCGGCCGCTGACCCGTCTGCACTCGGCCGAGGACTTCCCCGGCACCGGACTCGGCCTCGCCTCCGTGGCGCGCATCGTCGAGCTGCACGGAGGGACCATCCGGGCGGAGGGGGTGCCCTCCTCCGGGGCGGCGTTCTACTTCTCCCTCCCCGTCCCGGCGTAGCGCTGTCAAGCCCGCCCTTCGCACCCGGCGTGGCTCCTAACGTGAACGCGTGACGACTGGAACGAACGAGCCCACACGCCTTCGGCGCGGGATCACCGGCCTGCTCCTCTTCGCTTTCATCCTGGGGGATGTGCTCGGCGCGGGGGTCTACGCGCTCATGGGGGTCCTGGCCGGTCGCGTGGGCGGCCTGCTGTGGGCCCCTTTGCTGGTGGCGCTGCTGCTCGCCCTGCTGACGGCCGGATCGTATGCCGAGCTGGTGACGAAGTATCCGCGCGCCGGCGGGGCGGCGGTGTTCGCCGAGCGGGCGTTCAAGAACCGCCTGGTGTCGTTCCTGGTCGGCTTCAGCATGCTCGCGGCGGGCGTGGTCAGCGCCGCGGGACTGTCGCTCGCGTTCGCGGGGGACTACTTCCGCACCTTCGTGGAC
The sequence above is a segment of the Microbacterium caowuchunii genome. Coding sequences within it:
- a CDS encoding NAD(P)/FAD-dependent oxidoreductase translates to MTSTVPKILIVGGGYAGFYTAWKLEKHLRKGEAEVTMVDPLPYMTYQPFLPEVAAGEIEARHVVVGHRRHLKRTNVVTAKVTGIDHSRKVATITPSLGDPWEMEYDQIVVTAGAVSRTFPIPGIADNAIGLKTIEEAVAIRDRILANFDQAANLPPGPEKERLLTVVVVGGGFAGIEVFAELRALASSLVEQYPSISFEETHFHLIEAMGRIMPEVSLKTSEWVLKTLAKRGAFVHLDTQVQGAVDGNVELSTGETIPTDLIVWTAGVMANPTVVRGGDLPVEERGRIRARADLRVGTAEEFVEGAWAAGDVAAVPDLSGGGVGGYCVPNAQHAVRQAKLLAKNLVAVLRGELPKEYVHKNLGAVAGLGLYNGVFQSGNFALKGFIAWCAHRGYHGLAMPSWERKWRVIGDWWHNLWLGRDNVSLLAVQNPRYVFEEFAARPRPVQPEAASAPAAKAPAPKAKAPATAAK
- a CDS encoding alpha/beta fold hydrolase, coding for MPRSPDPGVLVAAAPYHGVVDTLGGDVVQEIRFARSADGVGIAYAVHGSGPPLLLDACWLSHLQFDWESPVWRHYLTDLGKVATVIRYDERGHGLSDRHVTDHSLEARVADLEAVVEDAGFGRFALLAMAQGGPVAIEYAARHPERLTRLVFYGSYSGAEAAATPEELELLAAFEALIRVGWARPTSEFRRVFSSMMIPGGTEEQMRWLDDLQQRACDTETAVISRAQRQVADSTWRLPLLDLPTLVIHSRGDQMNEFHHARHLAAGIRGARLVALESNNHIVLADEPAWQVFLSEVTDFLEPDRRPSDAAGTADPDVAALITPRELDILRLAAAGRDNEAIAAELFLSVRTVERHLQNAYAKLGLSGRSARTAAVARLLSHS
- a CDS encoding class I SAM-dependent methyltransferase gives rise to the protein MSSFTRTDPSLTATDEDRALKAKHAAMWASGDYPAVVRDVVHSLGGILVEVLDVHPGQRVLDVAAGTGTSALPAARRGAEVLATDLTPELLAVGRADAETEGLTLTWKTADAEALPFPDAEFDVVMSSIGVMFAPHHSAAADEVVRVCRQGGTIGVLSWTPSGFIGELFAAMKPYAPPPPPGASPAPLWGDVAHVRELFGDRVDDVVAQQQTLRVDRFASGAQFRDFFKAAYGPTIAVYRFIADDPAKVAALDADLAALGDRHLDEGVMRWEYVIVTARRR
- a CDS encoding sensor histidine kinase, encoding MIPVALDAGSILTRTVEALSSARTLDHVTAVVAEAARDLADADGATFVLREDGACFYADEKAIGPLWKGLRFPLDTCVSGWAMSRSETVVIPDVFADPRVPHDAYRVTFVKSMCMVPVRLDDPIAAIGTYWSDGRTPAPATVRQLEILADTAAVALENLELRGALDRRAAERDGHAQRADELEAAIHSLVHDLRSPLGAMIGYADLIAENMESEKSARYAETILRAGDRMSAQIERMLSIYRITHNPIVPGPVDLTAVARRCADELVARAGARRLRIDVEDGLKVVADPVLTETVVENLLGNAVKYTAKTPDAHITLRRVDSGHPLSTFVVRDNGAGFDQSDAQLLFRPLTRLHSAEDFPGTGLGLASVARIVELHGGTIRAEGVPSSGAAFYFSLPVPA